Proteins co-encoded in one Nicotiana sylvestris chromosome 7, ASM39365v2, whole genome shotgun sequence genomic window:
- the LOC104213690 gene encoding uncharacterized protein, whose amino-acid sequence MFFDGAANFKGVGIRAILVSEIGQYYSVSAKLKFPCTNNMAEYDAYILGLRLAIDMNVQELLVIRNFDLLVHQVLGEWDTKNTKIFPYLHCVQGMIKRFTKIEFKHVPRIVHNEFEAALDTLSSMIQHPDRNFINPIPIGIHKQPAYCAHVEEESDGKPCFHDIKEYLAKGEYPEHATHTPKRTL is encoded by the coding sequence atgttctttgacggagcagCAAACTTTAAAGGAGTGGGTATCAGAGCCATTTtagtatcagaaatcggtcaATATTATTCGGTATCTGCAAAACTCAagtttccatgcaccaacaatatggcagaatatgatgCCTACATCTTGGGACTCCGGTTGGCtattgacatgaatgttcaggagttgctggtaatTAGGAATTTTGATCTTTTGGTGCATCAGGTTCTAGGAGAATGGGATACCAAGAACACTAAAATATTTCCATATTTGCACTGTGTACAGGGGATGatcaagaggttcacaaagatagagttcaaacatgttccaagGATCGTTCATAACGAGTTTGAAGCTGCGTTGGACACTTtatcttccatgatacaacaccccgATAGGAATTTCATCAATCCTATTCCAATAGGAATTCATAAGcaaccagcttactgtgctcatgttgaagaagagagTGATGGAAAGCCGTgcttccacgacatcaaggaatatttagcAAAGGGAGAGTACCCGGAGCACGCAACCCATACTCCGAAGCGTACACTTTAA